The following proteins come from a genomic window of Geomonas sp. RF6:
- a CDS encoding GspE/PulE family protein, with protein sequence MPAEEYKARLSKIGEFLIANGDIKPEQLADALEQQKGTGKRLGKLLVELGYTTEGQIVAALHHTLGIDCVDLKNCVVHREALLLVPKDLAEKKHLVPLRVEGRRLLVAMVDPLDYMTIQEISFRSGLTVAPLVAAESVIHDLMEKYYGSSARIVELLTTLPADEVEAIKEVRLDAVQQGRDEIIDAAPIVRVVSFIINEAVRRGASDVHVEPHEFDVNVRLRIDGELSSLMRFPKAAQVAVTSRIKILASLDIANRKVPQDGRCAVKILNRPIDLRVSTMPTVFGEKVVMRLLDHATGKIPLAKLGLDDEMFRPFFQMTKWSRGMILVAGPTGSGKTTTLHAVLQQLQTDKKNIVTIEDPVEFRLEGVTQIGIHERAGLTFSSTLRSVLRQDPDIIMVGEIRDHDTAEIAARAALTGHMVFSTIHTNDTVATIARLYDMGLKPYLINAALSGVMAQRLVKRICPHCRVRLQREELATYGIPFLTVAYKGSGCRECQMTGYKGRVGIYEFLPITKEIRHLISAGADEDELWVAARAAGTVALIDAAWKKVELGETTIEEVAINMLGGTMSASEAPRMAQEELSRDSEIVTLPAKDEFFGAEFDGAFQDTQNQFVGK encoded by the coding sequence ATGCCGGCTGAAGAGTACAAGGCACGATTGAGCAAGATAGGCGAGTTCCTGATCGCCAACGGAGACATCAAGCCCGAGCAGCTGGCGGATGCCCTCGAGCAGCAGAAGGGGACCGGGAAGCGGCTCGGAAAGCTCCTGGTGGAACTCGGATACACCACCGAGGGGCAGATCGTCGCCGCCCTGCACCACACCCTCGGTATTGACTGCGTCGATCTAAAGAATTGCGTCGTGCACCGCGAGGCGCTTTTGCTCGTTCCGAAGGACCTGGCGGAAAAGAAGCACCTTGTTCCCCTCAGGGTCGAGGGCCGTCGCCTCCTGGTGGCGATGGTGGACCCGCTCGACTACATGACGATCCAGGAGATCTCCTTCCGGTCAGGGCTCACCGTCGCGCCTCTCGTCGCCGCGGAATCGGTCATCCACGACCTGATGGAGAAGTATTACGGCTCGTCGGCGCGGATTGTAGAGCTTCTCACCACCCTTCCGGCAGACGAGGTCGAGGCGATCAAGGAAGTGCGGCTCGATGCCGTACAGCAGGGGCGGGACGAGATCATCGACGCCGCGCCGATCGTCCGGGTTGTGAGCTTTATTATCAACGAGGCGGTGAGGCGCGGAGCCAGCGACGTGCACGTGGAGCCCCACGAGTTCGATGTGAACGTGCGACTGCGCATCGACGGCGAATTGAGCAGCCTCATGCGTTTCCCGAAGGCTGCCCAGGTAGCGGTGACCTCCCGAATCAAGATCCTCGCCAGCCTCGACATCGCAAACCGCAAGGTTCCTCAGGACGGCCGCTGCGCAGTAAAGATCCTCAACAGGCCGATCGACCTCAGGGTCTCCACCATGCCTACCGTCTTCGGGGAAAAGGTGGTGATGCGCCTTCTCGACCACGCGACCGGAAAGATCCCGCTGGCGAAGCTCGGCCTGGACGACGAGATGTTTCGCCCCTTCTTCCAGATGACGAAGTGGTCGCGCGGAATGATCCTCGTTGCGGGGCCGACCGGCAGCGGGAAGACCACCACGCTGCACGCGGTGCTCCAGCAGTTGCAGACCGACAAGAAGAATATCGTGACCATCGAGGACCCGGTCGAATTCCGGCTCGAAGGGGTAACGCAGATCGGGATACACGAGCGGGCGGGGCTGACCTTCTCCTCCACGCTGCGCTCGGTCCTGAGGCAGGACCCAGACATCATCATGGTCGGCGAGATACGGGACCACGATACAGCAGAGATTGCGGCGCGCGCGGCGCTTACCGGTCACATGGTCTTTTCCACCATCCACACCAACGACACGGTCGCGACGATCGCCCGGCTCTACGACATGGGGCTAAAGCCGTACCTCATCAATGCGGCACTCTCCGGCGTTATGGCGCAGCGGCTGGTAAAGCGGATCTGCCCCCACTGCCGGGTGAGGCTGCAACGGGAGGAGCTGGCAACGTACGGCATCCCTTTTCTCACGGTGGCGTACAAGGGGAGCGGGTGCCGCGAGTGCCAGATGACCGGCTACAAGGGGCGGGTGGGGATCTACGAGTTCCTGCCGATAACGAAGGAGATCAGGCACCTGATCTCGGCTGGGGCAGACGAAGACGAGCTATGGGTTGCCGCCCGCGCTGCCGGTACCGTCGCCCTCATCGATGCCGCCTGGAAAAAAGTGGAGCTCGGGGAGACCACGATCGAGGAGGTGGCCATCAACATGTTGGGCGGGACGATGTCCGCTTCGGAAGCGCCTCGTATGGCACAGGAGGAGCTTTCCCGCGACTCCGAAATCGTCACCCTTCCCGCGAAAGACGAATTCTTCGGCGCAGAGTTCGACGGAGCATTTCAAGATACTCAGAACCAGTTCGTCGGGAAGTAG
- a CDS encoding sterol desaturase family protein yields MSRKRDFMNRELPPWLNAILVFGTLVTVVYMEMRRPLRKERQDKVVRDTRNLFMSITTAATIALTEKPVTAPLSRAVEQHRFGLLKLRPLPPWAEIILSVALLDYTLYMWHYLTHKVPFLWRFHLAHHVDLDLDASTALRFHAGEMLLSVPWRGAQVALLGISPFSLALWQTITLMEIMFHHSNVRLPYGVERRLCRAIVTPRMHGIHHSAIREETDSNWSTIFSWPDYLHGTARLNVPQDKITIGVTAYQDPRELTVGKVMKLPFTSGRPSWITPDGRTAHREALPAPVTSLAPEEAA; encoded by the coding sequence ATGTCGCGCAAAAGAGACTTTATGAACCGGGAGCTCCCACCGTGGCTCAACGCGATCCTGGTCTTTGGGACACTGGTGACGGTGGTGTACATGGAGATGAGGCGTCCGCTGCGCAAGGAGCGTCAGGACAAGGTCGTGAGGGACACCCGCAATCTCTTCATGTCCATTACCACCGCCGCCACGATCGCCCTCACTGAAAAGCCGGTCACCGCGCCCCTTTCCCGGGCGGTGGAACAGCACCGCTTCGGGCTTCTCAAGCTGCGCCCGCTGCCGCCCTGGGCGGAGATCATCCTCTCGGTGGCGCTCCTCGACTACACGCTGTACATGTGGCACTACCTGACCCACAAGGTCCCGTTCCTCTGGCGCTTTCACCTCGCGCACCATGTCGACCTCGACCTCGACGCCTCCACGGCTCTGAGATTCCACGCCGGAGAGATGCTCCTCTCGGTCCCCTGGCGGGGCGCGCAGGTGGCGCTCCTCGGGATCTCCCCCTTCAGCCTCGCGCTCTGGCAGACCATCACTCTCATGGAGATCATGTTCCACCACTCCAACGTGCGACTGCCGTACGGGGTGGAGCGCCGTTTGTGCCGCGCGATCGTGACGCCGCGCATGCACGGCATCCATCACTCCGCGATTCGGGAGGAGACCGATTCCAACTGGTCCACCATCTTCAGCTGGCCCGACTACCTCCACGGGACGGCGCGGTTGAACGTCCCGCAGGACAAGATCACCATCGGCGTCACCGCCTACCAGGACCCGCGGGAGCTGACGGTGGGGAAGGTCATGAAGCTCCCCTTCACCTCCGGCCGGCCGAGTTGGATCACCCCGGATGGACGCACGGCGCACAGGGAGGCGCTGCCCGCCCCGGTCACTTCGCTGGCGCCCGAAGAAGCCGCGTGA